One window of Papio anubis isolate 15944 chromosome 10, Panubis1.0, whole genome shotgun sequence genomic DNA carries:
- the NXPH2 gene encoding neurexophilin-2: MRLRPLPLVVVPGLLQLLFCDSKEVVHATEGLDWEDKDAPGTLVGNVVHSRIISPLRLFVKQSPVPKPGPMAYADSMENFWDWLANITEVQEPLARTKRRPIVKTGKFKKMFGWGDFHSNIKTVKLNLLITGKIVDHGNGTFSVYFRHNSTGLGNVSVSLVPPSKVVEFEVSPQSTLETKESKSFNCRIEYEKTDRAKKTALCNFDPSKICYQEQTQSHVSWLCSKPFKVICIYIAFYSVDYKLVQKVCPDYNYHSETPYLSSG; encoded by the coding sequence CTATTTTGTGACAGCAAGGAAGTGGTACATGCCACGGAGGGGCTGGATTGGGAAGACAAAGATGCTCCAGGGACCTTGGTCGGCAACGTGGTGCACTCAAGGATCATCAGTCCCCTGCGCCTGTTTGTTAAACAGTCTCCGGTGCCCAAGCCCGGCCCCATGGCGTATGCAGACAGCATGGAAAACTTTTGGGATTGGCTGGCCAACATCACGGAGGTTCAGGAGCCATTGGCAAGAACTAAACGGAGGCCAATAGTGAAAAcaggaaaatttaagaaaatgtttggaTGGGGTGACTTTCATTCCAACATTAAAACTGTCAAACTCAATCTCCTCATCACAGGGAAAATTGTTGACCATGGAAATGGAACCTTCAGTGTGTATTTCCGACATAATTCAACAGGCCTGGGCAATGTTTCAGTGAGCTTGGTACCACCCTCCAAGGTGGTGGAATTTGAAGTTTCCCCCCAGTCTACCTTGGAGACCAAGGAATCTAAATCTTTCAATTGTCGCATTGAGTATGAAAAAACAGATCGGGCGAAAAAGACCGCCCTGTGCAACTTTGACCCATCCAAGATCTGCTACCAGGAGCAGACTCAGAGCCATGTGTCTTGGTTGTGCTCCAAGCCCTTCAAGGTCATTTGCATTTACATTGCCTTTTACAGTGTTGATTATAAACTCGTGCAAAAGGTGTGCCCTGACTACAATtaccatagtgagaccccatactTATCTTCCGGCTGA